From Candidatus Manganitrophus morganii, the proteins below share one genomic window:
- a CDS encoding zinc ribbon domain-containing protein, whose protein sequence is MPIYEYACLECKEQFTLLQSLSAKAEETPCPHCGERKSRRLFSTFASKPNGETSSSPPSTGHSHSGGCGCG, encoded by the coding sequence GTGCCGATTTACGAATATGCCTGCTTAGAATGTAAAGAACAGTTTACCCTATTACAGTCTCTTTCAGCCAAAGCGGAAGAGACCCCTTGCCCCCATTGCGGAGAGCGGAAGAGCCGGCGGCTCTTTTCGACCTTCGCCTCCAAACCGAACGGCGAAACTTCCTCCTCGCCTCCCTCCACCGGTCATTCCCATAGCGGGGGCTGCGGATGCGGATAG
- the ccmA gene encoding heme ABC exporter ATP-binding protein CcmA, with protein sequence MAAIQGIELSKSFQYFQVLNRVSFEVKEGECYALFGPNGAGKTTLLRILATLHRPTSGRFEICGHDGLREKMKVREALFLISHGSYLYDDLSVLENIRFAIGLRGAEPTGPEIKRALDRVGIGAFGSLKSRHLSAGMKKRLSIAKAMLARPSVLLLDEAYASLDERGVDMMNAYIREVTREGTTVLITAHDRAKTAEVAHRAGVLNRGELRELAVNELLTAHALF encoded by the coding sequence ATGGCAGCCATCCAAGGAATAGAGCTGAGTAAGTCTTTCCAGTATTTCCAAGTTCTGAATCGGGTCTCATTTGAGGTGAAGGAGGGTGAATGTTATGCCCTGTTTGGACCGAACGGCGCAGGCAAGACGACCCTCCTGAGAATTCTGGCGACACTCCATCGTCCGACGAGCGGGCGATTCGAGATCTGCGGACACGACGGGCTCCGGGAGAAAATGAAGGTCCGGGAGGCCCTTTTTTTGATCAGCCACGGATCCTACCTTTACGATGATCTCAGCGTCTTAGAGAATATCCGGTTTGCGATCGGCCTTCGTGGAGCGGAGCCGACCGGTCCTGAGATCAAACGGGCCCTTGACCGCGTCGGGATCGGCGCATTCGGCTCCCTCAAGAGCCGGCATCTTTCCGCGGGAATGAAAAAACGCCTCTCCATCGCCAAGGCGATGCTCGCCCGGCCCAGCGTTCTCCTCTTAGATGAAGCGTATGCCTCGCTCGACGAGCGGGGGGTCGATATGATGAATGCTTATATTCGAGAGGTCACCCGGGAGGGGACGACCGTCCTCATCACGGCGCATGATCGGGCCAAAACAGCGGAAGTGGCTCATCGCGCCGGCGTCTTGAACCGGGGGGAGCTGCGCGAACTGGCAGTAAATGAATTGTTGACGGCCCATGCACTTTTTTAA
- a CDS encoding heme exporter protein CcmB → MHFFNVIKWIAWKDLLSELRNRENISSMFFFALIVILIFSFSFSLDPKTTHELMPGIIWIAFGFTGIIGLGKSFLAEVHNDCMEYFQIVPAPKGAIYLGKFSGNVLFMLIVEIILFPLFILFFNLDVLEKIPIILLIFVAATIGLSALGTLFSALTVQIRAREVMFPILLLPMAVPIFIGAVEATRGVFSGDPLPMYVDWIKLLVVFDGIFMVVSFWVFEFILDY, encoded by the coding sequence ATGCACTTTTTTAATGTCATAAAGTGGATCGCCTGGAAAGATCTCTTAAGCGAGCTGCGCAATCGCGAGAACATCTCTTCGATGTTCTTCTTCGCCCTGATCGTCATCCTGATCTTCAGTTTCAGCTTTTCGCTCGATCCGAAGACCACCCATGAGCTGATGCCGGGGATCATCTGGATCGCCTTCGGCTTCACCGGAATCATCGGCCTCGGAAAGTCCTTCCTGGCGGAGGTCCACAATGATTGCATGGAATATTTCCAAATCGTTCCGGCGCCGAAGGGGGCGATTTATCTAGGTAAGTTTTCAGGGAACGTCCTCTTTATGTTGATTGTGGAAATTATCCTCTTCCCATTGTTTATTCTTTTCTTCAATCTGGACGTACTTGAAAAAATTCCGATAATTCTGCTAATATTCGTGGCGGCCACGATCGGTCTTTCCGCCTTAGGCACCCTCTTCTCCGCTTTGACCGTTCAGATCCGCGCGCGGGAGGTGATGTTTCCGATCCTCCTCCTGCCGATGGCGGTCCCGATCTTTATCGGCGCGGTCGAAGCGACCCGCGGCGTGTTCAGCGGCGATCCTCTCCCGATGTATGTCGATTGGATCAAGTTATTGGTCGTTTTCGACGGTATTTTTATGGTCGTTTCTTTTTGGGTTTTTGAATTCATCTTGGATTATTAG
- the ccmC gene encoding heme ABC transporter permease CcmC: MVISRLIARLQRYEGWFGVAAGLLIMVGLYMGLVTSSPDYYQGEVVRIMYIHVPAAQSAMFAYTVLFGGSIWYLWKRDPIVDNMSHAAAGIGVFFTLIALITGSIWAKPTWNTWWTWDPRLISFTIMLLILVGYLMLRTFLEDKEKEATYGAILAIVGFVDLPIIHFSVEWWRTLHQPLSISTRGVSIASDMLIPLLLMSIGFYLLFTYMLMVRTQMLYLERLLEAKRGRMLSKVHV, encoded by the coding sequence ATGGTGATCAGTCGTCTTATTGCCAGGCTTCAACGGTATGAAGGGTGGTTCGGCGTTGCCGCCGGACTTCTCATCATGGTCGGCCTTTATATGGGGCTGGTGACCTCCTCCCCCGATTATTATCAGGGCGAGGTGGTCCGCATTATGTATATCCATGTCCCGGCCGCCCAGAGCGCCATGTTTGCTTATACGGTCCTCTTCGGCGGCAGCATTTGGTATCTCTGGAAGCGCGATCCGATTGTCGATAACATGTCTCATGCGGCCGCCGGCATCGGCGTTTTCTTTACCCTGATCGCCCTCATTACCGGCTCGATCTGGGCAAAGCCGACCTGGAATACCTGGTGGACCTGGGATCCCCGGCTGATCTCCTTCACGATCATGCTCTTAATCCTCGTCGGGTACCTGATGCTTCGAACCTTCTTGGAGGATAAAGAAAAAGAGGCAACTTACGGCGCCATCCTCGCCATTGTCGGCTTCGTCGACCTTCCGATCATCCATTTTTCCGTCGAATGGTGGCGGACATTACACCAACCCCTCTCGATTTCGACGAGAGGGGTCAGCATCGCCTCCGATATGCTCATCCCGCTGCTTCTGATGTCGATCGGTTTTTATCTCCTCTTCACCTACATGCTGATGGTCCGGACGCAAATGCTCTATCTTGAGCGCCTGCTCGAAGCCAAACGAGGGCGGATGCTCAGTAAGGTTCATGTATGA
- a CDS encoding cytochrome c maturation protein CcmE, which translates to MKRFYIRWGGVLIITAIIGVLGIQRYNREVTAISPHHLLHDQPTETVRILGMIEAGSILKEGEGGPAAFQLSAEGVKLSVQYLGEESENIRDLKTVVVGGKWNPTTRTLEAEKISVVPNYGFITAAYLASLIPMGLFLFNMERKVAMLYIQIKEEKVYQPEEPLEVR; encoded by the coding sequence ATGAAGCGGTTTTACATCCGGTGGGGAGGGGTCCTGATCATCACGGCGATCATCGGGGTTCTTGGAATTCAGCGATATAATCGAGAGGTCACCGCCATCTCCCCGCATCACCTTCTCCACGATCAGCCGACCGAAACCGTTCGCATCTTGGGCATGATCGAGGCTGGGAGCATTCTTAAGGAAGGGGAAGGGGGCCCGGCGGCCTTTCAACTCTCCGCGGAAGGGGTAAAGCTGTCGGTCCAATATCTCGGAGAAGAATCTGAAAATATAAGGGATTTGAAAACGGTCGTCGTCGGAGGAAAGTGGAATCCGACCACGCGGACCTTGGAAGCAGAAAAGATCTCCGTGGTCCCAAATTATGGGTTCATCACGGCGGCCTATTTGGCCTCTTTGATCCCGATGGGCCTCTTTCTTTTTAATATGGAACGAAAGGTCGCAATGTTATATATTCAGATTAAAGAGGAAAAGGTCTATCAACCGGAGGAGCCGCTTGAAGTCAGGTAG
- the ccmE gene encoding cytochrome c maturation protein CcmE has product MKSGRKTAIIISTLIVLAGVGYLVFGNFGKNLIYFVTPSEVVAFSSEHYGKKVRVAGMVVKDSLKVVPNTLRLTFDLSDGAQTIPVAFEGVPPDLFKEGQGAVVEGFWDADRTFHSHMIMAKHSEDYMPVEMKNAGAELPKKDFFKTLKVE; this is encoded by the coding sequence TTGAAGTCAGGTAGAAAAACAGCCATTATTATCAGCACCCTGATCGTTCTGGCCGGGGTCGGCTACTTGGTCTTTGGAAATTTCGGAAAGAACCTGATCTATTTTGTCACCCCGTCGGAAGTGGTCGCCTTTTCATCCGAACATTACGGGAAGAAAGTTCGGGTCGCCGGAATGGTGGTGAAGGATAGCCTCAAAGTGGTCCCGAATACCTTACGGCTTACCTTCGACCTAAGCGATGGGGCCCAGACGATTCCGGTGGCGTTTGAAGGGGTGCCGCCCGATCTTTTTAAGGAAGGCCAGGGGGCGGTGGTGGAAGGTTTTTGGGATGCCGATCGGACGTTTCATTCCCATATGATCATGGCGAAGCACTCTGAAGATTATATGCCGGTCGAAATGAAGAATGCGGGGGCGGAGCTCCCGAAGAAGGATTTCTTTAAAACCCTCAAGGTCGAGTAG
- a CDS encoding heme lyase CcmF/NrfE family subunit, whose amino-acid sequence MIIELGHFAVITALVLAVLGIVSPIVGLKRRDAVWVGVGRQAVTLNFVLISVGMLAMFYSYLTHDYSVKYVYATSNTKLPIFYKIAGLWGGHEGSLLLWAWVLALFCMMAVHIHWKTQPAVMPYLISMQSTVLTGFLLLILFLSNPFERIFPVPADGRDLNPLLQDPAMVLHPPFLYLGYVGLSIPFSFAMAALFSGRLGEEWIKATQRWTLAAWLFLTIGILMGGYWAYYELGWGGYWGWDPVENAAFMPWLVATAFLHSVMVQEARKMFKVWNLFLIILAFSLSLIGTFLVRSGILSSVHSFAADPGRGVFILAFLSFMLLLSFGTLMLRSGKLKSQIEMDSVISREAIFLFNNLFFLVALITVFTGTLYPLLTEALQFKKVSVGPPYYNTVFMPVALGLVFLMGIGPYIPWRKASAQNLKELLLMPGLIALGGLVLFALAGIRNSYALAGLTVVCFVAAAIFRDFAKISSFWAKREQVSTLQGFLTAYKKNPRRLSGILTHIGVLVMIIGIIFSTIYQTEKVLIMKPGEETGLGAYRIKLIRLYGAEGINWGGQEALFNVYKGETLITQLRPQKRFYTVSQTPTTETAIHQIYMGHVFLTIPEVSPDGTWARVRALHNPLVLWVWYGGGIMGIGVILNMLRKSRIKVSAARPEAAGAEVAVSLSRPAREEVLHRSNRWQTLLNAVWPGRKEV is encoded by the coding sequence ATGATCATTGAGCTCGGCCATTTCGCCGTCATTACCGCCCTGGTTCTCGCGGTCCTCGGAATTGTTTCCCCGATTGTCGGGTTGAAGCGGCGAGATGCTGTTTGGGTGGGAGTTGGCCGCCAAGCGGTCACGCTGAACTTCGTTCTCATCTCGGTCGGCATGCTGGCGATGTTCTACTCCTACCTGACCCACGACTATTCGGTCAAATACGTCTATGCCACCTCCAACACCAAGCTGCCGATCTTTTACAAAATCGCCGGACTCTGGGGCGGTCACGAAGGTTCTCTGCTCCTCTGGGCCTGGGTTCTCGCGCTCTTCTGCATGATGGCGGTTCACATTCACTGGAAAACACAGCCGGCGGTGATGCCTTACCTCATCTCTATGCAGTCGACCGTGTTGACCGGGTTTCTCCTTTTGATCCTGTTTCTATCCAATCCATTCGAGCGAATTTTCCCGGTCCCCGCCGATGGACGAGATCTAAACCCCCTCCTGCAAGACCCGGCGATGGTGCTCCATCCGCCGTTTCTCTACCTCGGTTACGTCGGCCTCTCGATTCCCTTCTCATTCGCAATGGCGGCCCTTTTCTCCGGGCGTTTGGGGGAGGAGTGGATCAAGGCGACGCAGCGATGGACCTTGGCGGCGTGGCTCTTTTTGACGATCGGGATTTTGATGGGAGGCTACTGGGCCTATTACGAGCTCGGCTGGGGAGGTTATTGGGGATGGGACCCGGTTGAGAACGCCGCGTTTATGCCGTGGCTCGTCGCGACGGCCTTTCTTCATTCGGTGATGGTTCAGGAAGCGAGAAAAATGTTCAAGGTCTGGAATCTTTTCCTGATCATCCTCGCCTTCTCCCTTTCGCTGATCGGGACCTTCCTGGTTCGAAGCGGCATTCTCTCCTCTGTTCATTCGTTTGCCGCTGATCCGGGACGGGGGGTTTTTATTCTTGCTTTCCTCTCATTTATGCTGCTCCTTTCCTTTGGAACCTTGATGCTTCGATCGGGCAAGTTAAAGAGCCAGATCGAGATGGATTCGGTCATTTCGCGGGAAGCGATTTTTCTCTTCAACAACCTCTTCTTCTTGGTGGCATTGATCACCGTTTTCACTGGGACTCTCTATCCTCTTTTAACCGAGGCGCTGCAGTTTAAAAAGGTCTCCGTCGGTCCCCCTTACTACAATACGGTTTTCATGCCGGTGGCGCTTGGTTTGGTCTTCCTGATGGGAATCGGGCCTTATATCCCATGGCGGAAGGCGTCGGCACAGAACCTGAAAGAGCTGCTCCTGATGCCGGGACTGATTGCCTTGGGGGGGCTGGTTCTCTTTGCGCTCGCCGGGATCCGGAACAGTTATGCGTTGGCCGGTTTGACCGTGGTTTGTTTTGTCGCCGCAGCGATTTTCCGTGATTTCGCGAAGATCTCTTCCTTCTGGGCGAAGCGGGAACAGGTGAGCACGCTCCAGGGATTCCTGACCGCCTACAAAAAGAATCCACGGCGCCTTTCCGGAATCCTGACCCATATCGGTGTCCTCGTTATGATCATCGGGATTATCTTCTCGACCATTTACCAGACCGAGAAGGTGTTGATCATGAAACCAGGAGAGGAGACGGGACTCGGCGCTTATCGAATCAAATTGATCCGGCTGTATGGTGCCGAGGGGATCAATTGGGGGGGGCAAGAGGCACTCTTTAATGTCTATAAAGGAGAGACGCTGATCACGCAGCTTCGTCCCCAAAAGCGGTTTTATACCGTCTCCCAAACGCCGACCACCGAGACGGCGATCCATCAAATTTATATGGGGCATGTTTTCCTGACGATCCCGGAAGTCTCTCCCGATGGAACCTGGGCGCGGGTGCGGGCGCTCCACAATCCGTTAGTTCTCTGGGTCTGGTACGGCGGGGGGATCATGGGGATCGGGGTGATCTTAAACATGCTGAGAAAGTCGCGAATAAAAGTGTCGGCGGCGCGTCCCGAGGCCGCAGGAGCGGAAGTGGCGGTTTCCCTGTCGCGGCCGGCGCGGGAAGAGGTGCTGCATCGCTCGAATCGATGGCAGACGTTACTAAACGCCGTTTGGCCGGGGAGAAAAGAGGTATGA
- a CDS encoding redoxin domain-containing protein encodes MAETKSPSVGIRGWQIALLVGILGLIILFYKGLWGNPNFIPPVLVGTQAPEITGPDLYQPKEVSLSQFRGKVVVLNFWASWCLECKLEHQNLLAIQKRFAQNPNFVLLGVNYQDKEDLARQYLQEHGNSFEHVRDVKGRISIDYGVYGVPETFVIDQNGVIRHKQIGPIVGETYTFLVERMIEPLLNGTATTS; translated from the coding sequence ATGGCTGAAACCAAATCCCCCTCCGTCGGCATCCGCGGCTGGCAGATTGCGCTCCTCGTCGGCATTTTGGGTTTGATTATTCTTTTTTACAAGGGGCTTTGGGGAAACCCGAACTTCATCCCCCCTGTCCTCGTCGGAACCCAAGCGCCCGAGATCACCGGGCCCGATCTCTATCAGCCGAAGGAGGTGTCGCTCTCTCAATTTCGCGGGAAGGTCGTGGTGCTCAATTTTTGGGCCTCCTGGTGCCTGGAGTGTAAGCTGGAACACCAGAACCTCCTTGCCATCCAGAAGCGTTTTGCTCAGAATCCGAACTTCGTCCTGCTGGGGGTGAATTATCAGGACAAAGAAGATCTCGCCCGGCAGTATTTGCAGGAGCATGGGAATAGTTTCGAGCATGTTCGGGATGTGAAGGGGAGGATCTCCATCGACTACGGTGTCTACGGGGTTCCGGAAACCTTCGTCATCGACCAGAACGGAGTCATCCGTCATAAACAGATCGGGCCGATTGTCGGGGAGACCTATACCTTCCTGGTCGAGCGGATGATCGAACCTTTATTGAATGGAACGGCAACCACGTCATGA
- a CDS encoding cytochrome c-type biogenesis protein CcmH: MKRLLFIPLFLILFTSLSTAQTLNEDQLQQRVREVSKTLRCAVCQSESVWESNAELAIQMRDIVRERLIQGESPDQIRAYFVSRYGDYILLKPRAFGLNLLLWGGPFLLLIIGGTFLFRTLRKWVAETAPASPEELSPIDEKSRRRIEQEIRGLEPDK, encoded by the coding sequence ATGAAGCGTCTTCTTTTTATCCCACTGTTCCTCATTCTTTTTACCTCCCTTTCGACGGCACAGACCCTCAATGAAGACCAGCTTCAACAGCGCGTGAGAGAGGTATCAAAGACCCTCCGTTGCGCCGTCTGCCAATCGGAATCGGTCTGGGAGTCGAATGCGGAGCTGGCGATACAGATGAGAGATATCGTCCGGGAGCGCTTGATCCAGGGAGAATCGCCCGATCAGATTCGGGCCTATTTCGTCAGCCGCTATGGCGATTATATTTTACTGAAGCCAAGGGCATTCGGCCTAAATCTGCTCCTCTGGGGAGGGCCCTTTCTTCTTCTGATCATCGGCGGGACCTTCTTGTTCCGCACCCTGCGGAAGTGGGTGGCCGAGACGGCGCCCGCCTCGCCTGAAGAGCTCTCCCCGATCGATGAAAAAAGCCGGCGGCGGATCGAGCAAGAGATCCGCGGGCTGGAGCCGGATAAATAG
- a CDS encoding tetratricopeptide repeat protein, translating into MLPIAAGLMLLAVIMVLLSPMWQRSKTALIVGDEAALDEERINLQIEKESLLRTLSDLELDYAQSKVAEADYHRQKLGHEHRLIQILDRLDALVGIGLVPPKNKKSRPSPSGAGPVFIGFLGTVIIAGAVGMHQLVQWKLERQQFAEAGAEGAATMPPINPAEMVARLEERLKNNPNDLQGQLMAGRSYVALERWEDAEKAWRKAIELDRRSHAAHYGLAEVLIRTAEPGNRTAYQEALDHLDTALINVPQDASVLWAKGVVLIHLERYTEADEAWTEAYKYIPPQTESAEFVKKALQDLRSGRAPLF; encoded by the coding sequence ATGCTTCCTATCGCCGCCGGTCTCATGTTATTGGCGGTCATCATGGTTCTTCTCTCCCCGATGTGGCAACGCTCTAAAACGGCGTTGATCGTCGGCGATGAGGCTGCGCTGGATGAAGAACGGATCAATCTTCAGATCGAGAAAGAGAGCCTTCTGCGCACCCTTTCCGATCTGGAACTCGATTATGCTCAGTCCAAAGTCGCTGAAGCCGACTACCATCGGCAGAAGCTCGGGCATGAACATCGGCTGATCCAGATACTCGATCGGCTCGATGCGCTGGTTGGGATCGGTCTCGTCCCGCCGAAAAACAAGAAATCTCGTCCGTCGCCGAGCGGCGCGGGCCCCGTTTTCATCGGCTTTCTGGGGACGGTGATCATCGCCGGCGCGGTCGGCATGCATCAGCTCGTCCAGTGGAAATTGGAGCGGCAACAGTTCGCCGAGGCCGGGGCGGAGGGGGCGGCGACGATGCCCCCGATCAATCCGGCGGAGATGGTGGCGCGCCTGGAAGAGCGGCTGAAGAACAACCCGAATGACCTTCAAGGGCAATTGATGGCGGGCCGATCGTATGTGGCGCTGGAGCGGTGGGAAGATGCCGAGAAGGCGTGGCGGAAGGCGATCGAGCTCGACCGGCGCAGCCACGCCGCCCATTATGGACTCGCCGAGGTCCTGATCCGCACCGCCGAGCCGGGAAATCGGACCGCCTATCAGGAGGCCTTGGATCACCTCGACACAGCGCTGATCAATGTCCCTCAAGACGCGTCGGTTCTCTGGGCGAAGGGGGTGGTGCTGATTCACCTGGAACGATACACAGAGGCAGACGAGGCCTGGACCGAGGCGTATAAATATATCCCCCCCCAGACCGAAAGCGCCGAATTCGTCAAAAAGGCCTTGCAGGATCTCCGATCGGGCCGCGCGCCGCTCTTCTAA
- a CDS encoding TlpA family protein disulfide reductase, translating to MIKRTLAIFFLLPLLMACSQKEGGEAKGPLAVGVEAGFLAPDFMVKNLRGGMTSLSQYRGKVVLINFWATWCGPCKMEMPSMEALYRSYSRDDFEMLAVSIDTMGEPPVRLFVEDFGFTFPVLMDDQFEVNDRFQVRVVPTSILIDRKGVVVQRFLGAKDWNNKESRSVIEKLVQVKG from the coding sequence ATGATCAAAAGAACGCTGGCGATCTTTTTCCTTCTTCCACTGTTGATGGCCTGTTCGCAAAAGGAGGGGGGAGAGGCGAAGGGGCCGTTGGCGGTCGGCGTCGAAGCCGGATTCTTGGCCCCCGATTTCATGGTCAAAAATCTGCGGGGCGGAATGACATCGCTCTCGCAGTATCGGGGAAAGGTCGTCCTGATCAATTTTTGGGCGACCTGGTGCGGCCCGTGCAAGATGGAGATGCCGTCGATGGAGGCGCTCTATCGGAGTTATTCCCGGGATGATTTCGAGATGTTGGCCGTTTCCATCGATACGATGGGAGAGCCGCCGGTTCGGCTCTTTGTCGAAGATTTCGGATTCACCTTTCCGGTGTTGATGGACGATCAGTTCGAGGTGAACGACCGGTTTCAGGTCCGCGTCGTCCCGACGAGCATCCTGATCGACCGGAAAGGGGTGGTCGTGCAGCGGTTTCTCGGCGCAAAAGATTGGAACAACAAGGAGAGCCGAAGCGTCATCGAAAAGCTGGTGCAGGTGAAGGGTTGA
- a CDS encoding cytochrome c biogenesis protein CcdA, whose amino-acid sequence MQATENISLFIAFSAGFLSFVSPCVLPVVPSYISYITGLSLEELTSPEGRARAREVAIKNSLMFIGGFSTIFILLGASATLIGRFFLMYQSAIRQIGGLLIVFFGLYIMGLIKPSLLMRDARFHFQNKPAGYLGSYLVGIAFGAGWTPCVGPILGSILLYASASGSVATGIMLLTVYSLGLGLPLFLSSIGVQSFLAYSRKTARYMRWISATSGVFLVVVGLLIFTNSLTRLTSFFTQVGIGWSIGQ is encoded by the coding sequence ATGCAGGCGACGGAGAATATTTCACTTTTTATTGCGTTTTCGGCCGGGTTTCTTTCTTTTGTCTCCCCCTGTGTTTTGCCGGTGGTCCCTTCCTACATCTCCTATATCACCGGGCTCTCTCTGGAAGAATTGACCTCGCCCGAGGGAAGGGCGCGGGCGCGAGAAGTGGCAATTAAAAACTCGCTGATGTTCATCGGCGGGTTCTCAACGATTTTTATCCTCTTGGGAGCCTCGGCGACGCTGATCGGCCGGTTTTTCCTGATGTACCAATCGGCCATTCGGCAGATCGGCGGGCTTCTGATCGTCTTCTTCGGCCTTTATATCATGGGTCTCATCAAACCCTCTCTGCTGATGCGGGATGCCCGGTTTCATTTCCAAAACAAGCCGGCCGGTTATCTTGGGTCGTACCTGGTCGGGATCGCTTTCGGCGCCGGATGGACGCCGTGCGTCGGCCCGATCCTGGGGTCGATTCTCCTCTATGCGAGCGCCTCCGGATCGGTGGCGACCGGGATCATGCTTCTGACCGTCTACTCTTTAGGGCTCGGTCTTCCCCTCTTTCTTTCTTCCATCGGGGTTCAGTCGTTTTTGGCCTATTCCAGGAAAACGGCCCGATATATGCGCTGGATCTCCGCGACCAGCGGCGTTTTCCTCGTGGTGGTCGGCCTCCTCATCTTTACGAACTCATTGACCCGGCTCACTTCATTTTTCACCCAGGTCGGCATCGGCTGGTCGATCGGGCAGTAG
- a CDS encoding trypsin-like peptidase domain-containing protein: protein MRRFFPLLFFILFVISPLHAAESSRNYTFAELVHKERAAIVSIRSAKLAREGGGPLKDFFSLPGDRLKPEIREGSLGTGFFIDSSGLILTNYHIIAPGNRPAEELIVRTSDRREFSARVIGKDAKTDVAILRIEGVGPFTSVVLGDSDRLDIGEWVMALGNAFGLEETVTVGVVSGIGRALGTGPYDSYIQTDAAINAGNSGGPLFNIRGEVIGVNAAVGASAQGIGFAIPINMVRKILPALEKEGKVTRGWLGVMIQQLTTDLAKAFKLSDDQGALVSEVMKESPAEQGGIVRGDVIVEFDGKKVTQMHDLPAIVAETPIGKTVLVRVVRDGAPLQMKVKILQLKDEE, encoded by the coding sequence ATGCGGCGATTTTTCCCTCTTTTATTTTTTATCCTTTTCGTGATCTCTCCTCTGCATGCGGCGGAATCCTCCCGAAACTATACCTTTGCGGAACTGGTCCACAAAGAGCGGGCGGCGATCGTCAGCATCCGGTCCGCGAAGCTGGCCCGGGAGGGGGGGGGACCGCTCAAAGATTTTTTCTCCCTCCCCGGCGACCGGCTCAAGCCGGAGATCCGAGAGGGGAGTTTGGGGACCGGCTTCTTTATCGATTCATCCGGCTTGATTCTCACCAACTATCACATCATCGCGCCGGGCAATCGTCCGGCCGAAGAGCTTATCGTCCGAACCTCCGACCGGAGGGAATTCTCGGCGCGGGTCATCGGCAAGGATGCAAAAACCGATGTCGCGATCCTTCGAATCGAGGGGGTGGGTCCTTTCACCTCCGTGGTTTTGGGCGATTCCGACCGACTCGACATCGGCGAGTGGGTTATGGCGCTTGGAAACGCCTTCGGTCTCGAGGAGACGGTCACGGTGGGGGTGGTCAGCGGAATCGGCCGCGCCCTCGGGACCGGCCCGTATGACAGCTACATCCAAACCGACGCGGCGATCAATGCCGGCAATTCCGGTGGTCCGCTCTTCAACATCCGGGGGGAGGTGATCGGCGTCAACGCGGCGGTCGGCGCCTCCGCGCAAGGGATCGGCTTCGCCATTCCGATCAATATGGTCCGAAAAATCCTTCCGGCCTTGGAGAAAGAAGGAAAGGTGACCCGCGGATGGCTGGGGGTGATGATTCAGCAACTGACCACCGATCTGGCCAAAGCGTTTAAGTTGAGCGATGACCAGGGGGCATTGGTCTCCGAGGTGATGAAGGAGAGCCCGGCCGAGCAGGGGGGGATTGTCCGGGGGGATGTCATTGTGGAGTTCGACGGGAAAAAGGTCACCCAGATGCATGATCTCCCCGCGATTGTGGCGGAAACCCCCATTGGAAAGACGGTCCTTGTCCGCGTTGTCCGGGATGGCGCGCCGCTTCAAATGAAGGTCAAAATTCTCCAGTTAAAAGACGAAGAATAG